The following proteins are encoded in a genomic region of SAR202 cluster bacterium:
- a CDS encoding SGNH/GDSL hydrolase family protein, producing MKKRVALFAGLAALVIGTLLPGVALAQGQGKNDVFSYVAIGDSITFGDGASSPATTGNTALFHAYLDGKPDVSLVNLAQPGATSGSVLSGQLASALAVINDNKTNVTTVSLQVGGDDLLVPLQPGGPCSEDPGSEECAAAFATALESFANNYIATLATLQSALAKDPGKETLLVQTVYNPFDGPLAALKPIGDLSLLGFDGTVDCAANQQDPYNVGLNDLIVCIGGAFGATIVDVFPIFDGNALSLTHIAIGDGNPNDAGHAAIANATIAAYAAVNNP from the coding sequence ATGAAGAAACGGGTGGCATTGTTCGCGGGTCTGGCGGCCCTCGTGATCGGCACGCTCCTCCCGGGAGTGGCCCTGGCTCAGGGCCAGGGCAAGAACGATGTTTTTTCGTACGTCGCCATTGGGGACTCGATCACGTTTGGAGATGGCGCGTCCAGCCCTGCGACCACGGGCAACACCGCGCTATTCCATGCATACCTTGACGGCAAGCCGGATGTTAGCCTCGTGAACCTGGCGCAGCCGGGGGCGACGAGCGGCTCCGTCCTCAGCGGTCAGCTTGCATCCGCGCTTGCGGTTATCAATGACAACAAGACCAACGTAACTACCGTCAGCCTTCAGGTAGGCGGCGACGATTTGCTTGTGCCCCTGCAGCCGGGCGGCCCGTGCTCCGAGGACCCCGGCAGCGAGGAGTGCGCCGCCGCGTTCGCCACCGCGCTGGAATCGTTCGCCAATAACTACATCGCAACACTCGCCACGCTCCAGTCCGCTTTGGCGAAGGACCCGGGCAAAGAAACCCTGCTGGTCCAGACCGTCTACAACCCGTTCGATGGTCCGCTCGCCGCCCTCAAGCCTATCGGCGACCTTTCTCTACTCGGATTTGATGGCACGGTGGACTGCGCGGCCAACCAGCAGGACCCGTACAACGTGGGCCTGAACGACTTGATAGTCTGCATCGGCGGCGCATTCGGCGCCACGATTGTCGACGTATTTCCCATCTTCGACGGAAACGCCCTCTCCCTCACCCATATCGCAATCGGCGATGGGAACCCCAACGACGCCGGCCACGCCGCGATCGCTAACGCAACCATTGCGGCATACGCTGCTGTTAATAATCCGTAG
- a CDS encoding 2-dehydropantoate 2-reductase — protein MVARGADVSNRIAILGAGAVGTYIGAYLSKHGYAPTLIDMWGAHVDRLNGHGARIIDFRGDQTIPVRAVHLADARQLREPFDFVFLAVKSYDTEWATHLAKDLLRPDGCIVSAQNCMNDDLISSIVGHNREIPCVIGKYAVALWEPGVVTRRVEAGGGPQLVFRVGEQHGHITQRVEDLARMLECVDGAKTTTNIWGERWAKLALNAASNTVIAITGCGSQETTADTRARMAYIKIVRETVLVAQALNYRVEPVYGVQADVWARADKGDAFEECDASLRPDPKKAEWRSSMAQDIIKGRKTEIEQMNGFLVAAGRKAGVPTPANAAMVEVVRDIEAGRLKPQMSNVDRFLSRAIATALTTGVDSG, from the coding sequence GTGGTCGCCCGAGGTGCAGACGTGTCGAATCGCATAGCCATCCTTGGCGCCGGCGCAGTAGGAACCTACATCGGCGCCTATTTGAGCAAGCACGGTTACGCTCCCACCCTTATCGATATGTGGGGCGCTCACGTGGACCGGCTGAACGGCCACGGCGCCAGGATAATCGACTTTCGCGGCGACCAGACAATACCCGTTCGGGCTGTCCATCTGGCTGATGCCAGGCAGCTCAGGGAGCCGTTCGACTTCGTTTTTCTGGCCGTGAAGTCTTATGACACCGAGTGGGCGACGCACCTGGCGAAGGACCTCCTGAGGCCGGACGGGTGCATCGTTTCCGCGCAGAATTGCATGAATGACGATCTGATCTCGTCTATTGTGGGTCACAACCGCGAGATACCATGCGTGATAGGCAAGTACGCGGTGGCGCTCTGGGAACCGGGGGTGGTGACGCGGCGCGTTGAGGCAGGCGGCGGGCCGCAGCTGGTCTTCCGCGTGGGCGAGCAGCACGGCCACATCACGCAAAGGGTTGAAGATCTGGCGCGCATGCTCGAATGCGTGGACGGCGCTAAGACAACGACGAATATTTGGGGCGAGCGCTGGGCGAAGCTGGCGCTGAACGCAGCGTCCAATACTGTGATTGCGATCACCGGTTGCGGCTCCCAGGAGACGACTGCCGACACACGGGCGAGGATGGCGTACATTAAGATCGTTCGCGAGACGGTCCTCGTGGCGCAGGCACTCAACTATAGAGTCGAGCCGGTATACGGCGTGCAAGCGGATGTGTGGGCACGCGCTGACAAGGGGGACGCCTTTGAGGAGTGCGACGCCAGCCTGCGCCCCGATCCCAAGAAAGCGGAATGGCGCTCCTCTATGGCCCAGGACATAATAAAGGGGCGGAAGACAGAAATAGAGCAGATGAACGGCTTCCTCGTTGCCGCCGGGCGCAAGGCCGGGGTGCCGACGCCGGCAAATGCAGCAATGGTGGAAGTCGTTAGAGACATTGAGGCAGGCCGCCTGAAGCCCCAGATGTCCAACGTGGACAGGTTCCTCTCACGTGCCATCGCAACGGCGTTGACAACAGGCGTTGATTCAGGGTAG
- a CDS encoding response regulator transcription factor produces the protein MAIRLLVVDDHALVRAGLIKLLAASREIEVVGEAQDGFEALTKAHELMPDAILMGLFLPGMSGVEVTRLIKRDLPDVQVIILTASSEEENILGAIQAGARGYIGKSADAPALLKQIKQVVQGGVGMSDDIAAKLVAGLGRGYSPQSQSDSNSVPTTKREDEVLALVSRGMTNKEIAQELVVSENTVRAHVRSLMQKLNVVNRTQLAVYGIREGNAIERPRAGADGRYAPEGDARTAARRAASMSTQ, from the coding sequence ATGGCTATCCGATTGCTGGTAGTGGATGACCACGCGCTTGTGCGTGCCGGGTTGATCAAACTCCTGGCTGCCAGCCGGGAGATTGAGGTTGTGGGAGAGGCACAGGACGGCTTCGAGGCCCTCACAAAGGCGCACGAGCTGATGCCGGACGCTATTCTAATGGGCCTCTTCCTACCGGGTATGAGCGGCGTGGAAGTGACGCGCCTTATCAAGCGAGATCTCCCGGACGTCCAGGTGATCATCCTCACAGCTTCCTCCGAAGAGGAGAACATCCTCGGGGCCATCCAGGCAGGGGCTCGCGGGTATATCGGCAAGAGCGCGGACGCGCCTGCGCTGCTGAAGCAGATCAAGCAGGTAGTGCAGGGCGGAGTGGGCATGTCCGACGATATCGCCGCCAAGCTGGTGGCGGGGCTCGGGAGGGGGTACTCTCCTCAGAGCCAGTCGGACTCGAACTCCGTTCCAACCACCAAGCGCGAGGACGAAGTACTGGCCCTGGTCTCGCGCGGCATGACCAACAAGGAGATTGCCCAGGAGCTCGTCGTCTCGGAGAACACGGTGCGCGCCCACGTCCGCAGCCTGATGCAGAAGCTGAACGTCGTCAACCGCACCCAGCTCGCCGTATACGGTATCCGCGAGGGCAATGCCATCGAGAGGCCCCGGGCAGGTGCAGACGGGCGGTACGCGCCTGAAGGGGACGCCAGGACTGCCGCCCGCAGAGCGGCGTCCATGTCCACCCAGTAG